In a genomic window of Scheffersomyces stipitis CBS 6054 chromosome 4, complete sequence:
- the DUS3 gene encoding dihydrouridine synthase of tRNA (go_function oxidoreductase activity; FAD binding~go_process tRNA processing) has translation MTAGEKRTSEALDQPESKKVHVERGMAAIKPEFIVQKDRIVDSFDDDEAEGGERGVEEGKSGKGGKKKRRGQNKNRDLKQKREEIRLCTSLLDPDNIKTCAYGPEQCRSTHNVEEYLASKPVDIEGICPVFRAIGYCPAGLKCRWLQSHYDKETRKLIKDLGRTEASKIELNYEVNNVSHEARGKLRKKQYDFAIAGKVIEYIDSTVQNDENIANAKEQRKNNEATYVDAPYKIAEKKRLDFRNAKIVSPLTTVGNLPYRRLMKKLGADITYSEMALSVPLLQATNAEWALPKAHRTEYPGYGVQIATSKHWAAAKVAEIISRETEHVSELNLNCGCPIDLLYRQGQGSALLEQPARLVRILKAMNASSGDIPVTVKIRTGSKENKNTAKTLVERLLAENDVAAITLHGRSRQQRYTKEADWNYIAEVGQVVQQWNDKKEENKDSRDTQRTCFVGNGDVFSHVDWYNAVNTDGIDSVMVARGALIKPWIFEEVEAQQYLDKTATERLDILKTFSDYALEHWGTDEYGVGLARRFMCEFLSFTHRYIPLGILERLPPKINERPPQWKGRNEMETLLGSTDYKDWIKITEMFLGKSGDDFVFTPKHKSNSYEKSN, from the coding sequence ATGACTGCTGGTGAAAAACGTACTTCAGAAGCCTTGGATCAACCTGAGTCCAAGAAGGTTCATGTCGAAAGAGGCATGGCTGCCATCAAACCAGAATTCATAGTACAGAAAGATCGCATTGTAGATTCTTTtgacgacgatgaagcTGAAGGTGGAGAAAGAGGTGTCGAAGAAGGTAAATCTGGGAAAGGaggaaagaaaaagagaagaggacagaacaagaacagagacttgaagcagaagagagaagaaatcagaTTATGTACTTCTCTCTTAGACCCCGACAATATCAAAACTTGTGCATATGGACCAGAGCAGTGTCGGAGTACACATAATGTCGAGGAGTATCTTGCCTCCAAGCCCGTTGACATTGAAGGAATCTGCCCTGTCTTCAGAGCCATTGGATACTGTCCAGCTGGATTGAAATGCAGATGGTTGCAATCTCATTATGACAAGGAGACCCGCAAGTTAATTAAGGACTTAGGTAGAACCGAGGCCAGTAAAATAGAATTGAACTATGAAGTGAACAATGTCTCCCACGAAGCCAGAGGtaagttgagaaagaaacaatatGACTTCGCTATTGCTGGCAAAGTAATTGAGTACATCGACTCTACAGTTCAGAACGACGAAAACATCGCAAACGCTAAGGAgcagagaaagaataacGAAGCAACTTATGTTGACGCACCTTACAAGATcgctgaaaagaaaagactTGACTTCAGAAACGCTAAGATCGTCTCTCCTTTGACTACTGTAGGGAACTTGCCATACCGTAGACttatgaagaaattgggAGCTGATATCACCTACTCAGAGATGGCACTTTCTGTTCCATTGCTTCAGGCAACCAATGCTGAATGGGCTCTTCCAAAGGCTCACCGTACCGAATATCCAGGCTACGGTGTTCAAATCGCAACATCCAAACACTGGGCTGCTGCCAAAGTAGCCGAAATTATCTCCAGAGAAACCGAACATGTCTCTGAACTCAACTTGAACTGTGGGTGTCCTATTGATCTTTTGTATAGACAAGGCCAGGGATCTGCTCTTTTGGAGCAGCCAGCTAGATTGGTGAGAATCTTGAAGGCTATGAACGCCTCTTCAGGTGACATCCCAGTCACTGTCAAGATCAGAACGGGATCtaaagaaaacaagaacaCTGCAAAAACCCTTGTCGAACGTTTACTAGCAGAAAACGATGTGGCTGCTATCACTTTGCATGGTCGTTCAAGGCAGCAGCGTTACACCAAAGAAGCCGACTGGAACTACATTGCTGAAGTTGGACAGGTTGTGCAACAATGGaacgacaagaaggaagaaaacaagGACAGTCGCGATACGCAGAGAACTTGTTTTGTGGGTAATGGCGATGTTTTCTCTCATGTAGATTGGTACAATGCTGTCAACACCGATGGTATCGACTCAGTCATGGTGGCTAGAGGTGCCTTGATCAAGCCATGGATCTTTGAGGAAGTTGAGGCTCAACAGTATTTGGACAAGACTGCTACAGAAAGACTCgatatcttgaagactTTCTCTGATTATGCTCTTGAACATTGGGGTACTGATGAATATGGTGTAGGATTGGCCAGACGGTTCATGTGTGAGTTCTTGAGTTTCACCCATAGATACATCCCATTGGGTATCTTGGAAAGGCTTCCTCCTAAGATCAACGAGAGACCACCACAATGGAAGGGTAGAAACGAGATGGAAACTTTGCTTGGATCTACAGACTACAAAGACTGGATCAAAATCACCGAGATGTTCTTGGGCAAGTCTGGGGACGACTTTGTGTTCACACCTAAGCACAAGAGTAACTCCTACGAAAAGTCGAACTAA
- the BAP31 gene encoding receptor-associated protein (receptor-associated protein Yeast homolog of human BAP31 protein~go_component endoplasmic reticulum; integral to membrane~go_process intracellular protein transport; apoptosis): MALYYNLVFALLAAEMAFFAILSLPFPRAIRRRVLLTVSAPFKNEQFQIAIKCILGFVLILFIDSVNRVYSVTNELHNSNVIQNGGIQPGILNDRSEVQARRFYAQRNMYLCGFTLFLTLILTRTYGLVAELIATKDKLDSYKANEGSKLPTDSAEIAKLKKELATKDEDLEILKEQAKSLSKDYEAVSDTTQKR, from the coding sequence ATGGCTTTGTACTACAACTTAGTGTTTGCCTTATTGGCTGCAGAGATGGCGTTTTTTGCCATTTTGTCGTTGCCCTTCCCCAGAGCCATTAGAAGAAGGGTTTTATTAACGGTGTCTGCTCCCTTCAAAAATGAGCAGTTCCAAATTGCCATCAAATGTATATTGGGATTTGTTCTTATCTTATTCATTGACTCTGTGAACAGAGTCTATTCAGTGACCAACGAGTTGCACAACTCTAACGTTATTCAGAACGGGGGTATCCAACCGGGAATCCTTAACGACCGGTCTGAAGTCCAAGCCAGAAGATTCTATGCGCAAAGAAATATGTATCTCTGTGGCTTtaccttgttcttgacgtTGATCTTAACTAGAACGTATGGCTTAGTGGCTGAATTGATCGCTACCAAAGATAAGTTGGATTCCTACAAGGCTAATGAGGGACTGAAGTTACCAACCGATTCTGCTGAAATTgccaaattgaagaaggaattggctACTAAGgatgaagatcttgaaatcttgaaggaacaaGCCAAGAGCTTGTCCAAGGACTATGAAGCTGTGTCTGATACTACACAAAAGCGTTAG
- a CDS encoding Hypothetical protein (occurs in multiple copies) — translation MSSSLAAEVYDKFENEFVDCQSPTEPKALTDESLVPVSKGEFDKKFNEIDERFNEVNKNLTNLINKLNLGEVPNKEPKGKEKADATNAGNGSESQSDSESSSDSDEDSSENINTPISETLERGKGYSTSNSKEEIRRSVWRLIDKYEDQLQKLPELDTSPETIAKYKTTLKRVYTRIPPLKEIILNDFNLKSTSKDTVFLDGHSTANKVYFYKLVAENIASILSENTATAFENEAGNVTLKKIIGYIETHDGNDCSAQIIEYIKKFKKIERLTNTSDIENHLVRITSVTDRQITQFLKTLNSRDAIAYFIYVNNSNESNVKALGRQLNEQYQAFKNDSSKVAAPLRHTFLKMRSDSNFIDMPSNSSDKQLQNKKSHTHGYKKNQNYTESQKNSCSRTCVNSTKLLHDITYEPKGQGTSFRVADGRTVRAIAKDPKVSISNVMVVPEISCNLISVGQLLEQGWTTVLTDDGAYIANSEHMLKVANRKNNLFISKLSAKNNIESLHFFEEEYSTIHNIPAEVAELHGPQDWFYHHLQCSHMAISNLQSLAKMGFIKVVDTEESIRREANEVKATLNAQVAAAQFKLNQEAHDYDTFESVRQENVPSTSAGIHEKSAVMTRGISEARRDPSPTDNCSTDPQPSFSILAKKHPEVYTNVTNKFPWMTNPEHPKPITTTDKTHRESTSTAINSSTLVRGTNVRTPTPVNKQVAPVSGEDIQRDTPSGYKSDSGITSTQREQKADETKYELINEDAPVATLKESQNPASKQIIVKDHNNKSDNANDKHIPAAIEITELNSDTKSSKDTGNVKTKHGIVQPIDNQGESTTIKNEPEMIQAPSNRDVRALKRQRMQEGLTPEPSVKLKRSPNFTPESKTLKTRTKTHPGQKSSVYSVSAKTKTDTEGGDNKRQRKTSPDFSSISTINLMASLIESRSTDVHIAYSH, via the exons ATGTCCTCCTCTTTAGCTGCTGAAGTTTACGACAAGTTCGAAAATGAATTCGTTGATTGTCAATCTCCAACTGAACCCAAGGCCTTGACTGATGAATCATTAGTCCCTGTCCTGAAGGGTGAGTTTGATAAAAAATTCAACGAAATCGACGAAAGGTTCAATGAGGTAAACAAAAACCTTACGAACTTAATTAACAAGCTTAATCTCGGAGAAGTTCCAAACAAGGAACCAAAGGGTAAGGAAAAGGCTGATGCTACAAATGCTGGTAATGGATCAGAGTCCCAATCAGATTCGGAGTCATCGCTGGATTCTGACGAAGACCTGCTGGAAAATATTAACACTCCTATATCCGAGACCCTTGAAAGAGGTAAGGGATATAGTACTTCGAAttctaaagaagaaattagaaGGTCGGTATGGAGACTAATTGATAAATATGaagaccaacttcaaaagttgCCAGAATTGGATACAAGCCCTGAGACTATAGCCAAGTATAAGACCACACTCAAACGCGTCTACACTCGGATTCCGCCATTAAAGGAGATCATATTGAATGACTTTAACCTCAAATCAACCTCAAAAGACACGGTTTTTCTTGACGGTCATAGTACAGCCAATAAGGTATACTTCTATAAATTAGTGGCCGAAAATATAGCAAGTATCCTAAGCGAAAACACAGCAACAGCTTTTGAAAACGAAGCTGGAAATGttacattgaagaaaatcatcGGATACATCGAAACTCACGATGGTAATGATTGTTCAGCACAGATCATTGAAtatatcaagaagtttaAAAAGATCGAAAGACTCACCAATACTTCAGATATTGAGAATCATCTTGTACGTATAACTTCCGTTACCGATCGTCAGATTACCCAGTTCTTAAAAACATTAAACTCCCGCGATGCTATTGCCTACTTCATATATGTCAACAACAGTAACGAATCAAATGTCAAAGCTTTAGGTAGACAACTAAATGAACAATACCAAGCTTTTAAAAATGATTCATCAAAGGTTGCAGCTCCACTCAGACATACATTTCTTAAAATGAGATCCGATTCAAATTTTATTGATATGCCTCTGAATTCGTCGGataaacaacttcaaaataagaaaagtCATACACATGGATACaaaaagaaccaaaatTACACTGAATCACAAAAGAACA gttgttcaagaacgtGTGTTAATTCCACAAAATTATTGCATGATATAACCTATGAGCCTAAAGGCCAAGGTACATCATTTCGTGTTGCTGACGGAAGAACCGTACGAGCTATTGCAAAAG ACCCAAAAGTATCTATCTCCAACGTTATGGTCGTCCCTGAAATCTCTTGTAATCTCATATCAGTTGGCcaactacttgaacaaggatGGACAACCGTTCTCACAGACGACGGAGCCTATATTGCCAATAGTGAACACATGCTCAAAGTTGCtaatagaaagaataatcttttcatttctaaaCTTTCTGCCAAAAATAATATCGAATCACTTCATTTTTTTGAAGAGGAATATTCCACAATACATAATATTCCTGCTGAAGTTGCCGAACTACACGGCCCCCAAGACTGGTTTTATCACCATCTACAATGCAGTCATAtggcaatttcaaatttacaaTCCCTTGCAAAAATGGGATTTATTAAGGTAGTTGATACGGAAGAGAGTATCCGTAGG GAGGCGAACGAAGTTAAAGCGACCTTGAATGCCCAAGTCGCTGCTGCTCAATTTAAACTTAATCAAGAAGCCCATGACTATGATACTTTTGAATCCGTTCGACAGGAAAATGTACCTTCCACATCAGCGGGCATCCACGAAAAATCAGCCGTGATGACCCGTGGTATTTCAGAAGCAAGGAGGGATCCGTCGCCCACGGATAATTGTTCAACTGATCCTCAACCCTCTTTCCTGATCTTAGCCAAGAAACATCCCGAAGTGTACACGAACGTTACTAACAAATTTCCTTGGATGACAAATCCTGAACATCCAAAACCTATTACTACTACAGATAAGACTCATAGAGAGAGCACGAGCACTGCAATTAATTCGTCCACATTAGTGAGGGGGACAAACGTACGAACACCTACCCCAGTCAATAAACAGGTAGCTCCTGTATCCGGAGAGGATATCCAGAGAGATACTCCACTGGGCTATAAATCCGACTCAGGCATAACTTCTACTCAAAGAGAGCAGAAGGCTGATGAAACCAAATATGAACTCATTAATGAAGATGCACCCGTTGCAACATTAAAAGAATCTCAAAATCCTGCCTCAAAGCAAATTATTGTTAAAGATCATAACAATAAAAGCGATAATGCAAATGATAAGCACATCCCAGCTGCAATTGAAATTACCGAACTCAATTCAGATACGAAATCGTCTAAAGACACTGGTAACGTCAAGACGAAACATGGCATTGTTCAACCGATTGACAATCAAGGGGAGAGCACAACTATCAAGAATGAGCCAGAGATGATTCAAGCACCTTCAAACAGAGACGTCCGAGCTTTGAAACGTCAAAGAATGCAAGAGGGACTCACACCAGAACCATCAGTTAAATTAAAGCGGTCACCCAATTTTACTCCGGAAAGTAAGACACTTAAAACAAGGACAAAGACGCATCCGGGCCAAAAGAGCAGCGTCTATTCTGTATCAGCTAAAACTAAAACTGATACAGAAGGGGGCGACAATAAAAGACAGAGGAAAACATCACCAGACTTCCTGAGTATAAGCACAATCAACCTTATGGCCAGTTTGATTGAGTCTAGATCAACTGAC GTGCACATTGCTTATTCTCATTGA
- the ECM3 gene encoding membrane protein (involved in cell wall biogenesis and architecture~go_component integral to membrane~go_function molecular function unknown~go_component integral to membrane~go_function molecular function unknown), whose product MSEQHPLGLIIYAATKPIFKIYFIIALGYYLAKKNILTVTTCRDIADTIVTAIMPCLIFENVVTNLKSSDIKNIGIIFFSGTLLFLIGAVFGFLTYFVTGSPRRWMGGLISVGLFPNISDLPIAYLQTLSKGDVLFTADEGSKGVAYVCIFLASQVFYQFSLGLYRLIEWDFREELLDNNKEEQDDESIITDSTGPSAGDTTQMNQNDTLSISSSINSSSSRTISQEDKEPVRQRMRSQQQTQEEEEDMQHTEFLRVRQLERIASLPRSISTEGSRSSRRSRRDSIASYNPLQMIPSRTAELRKQKSQDIHDVINEYSEFEALRDSEVKRTVSGTSQLGLDIVRNPTIDGQLKAPEKQRSKFVQRLIEIGKNFLTPNSLSLIISLAIAMSPPLKALFVESNQVHIHPAPDGQPPLSFVIDLTSYIGAASVPLGLILLGATISRLQVKSMPKGFWKTAVMITASRLILIPIFGVGVTTGFYKGGWYGDDKLIRFVSVLEFGLPNATALVYFTAFYTDPKSEDHLQMDCLAICLIFQYAILCVTLPFLITFTLRVSLGM is encoded by the exons ATGTCTGAACAGCATCCATTGGGGCTCATCATCTATGCAGCCACAAAGCccatcttcaaaatctacTTCATCATAGCCTTGGGCTATTACttggcaaagaagaacattcTCACGGTGACGACATGTCGTGATATTGCCGACACCATTGTAACAGCCATTATGCCCTGTTTGATCTTTGAAAATGTTgtcaccaacttgaaaagttcagaTATCAAGAACATAGGCATAATTTTTTTCTCGGGAACCTTGTTATTTCTCATTGGAGCCGTTTTTGGCTTCCTCACCTACTTTGTAACTGGCTCTCCACGTAGGTGGATGGGTGGGTTGATCTCTGTTGGACTTTTTCCCAATATCTCCGATTTGCCCATTGCCTACTTACAGACCTTGTCGAAAGGAGATGTTCTTTTCACAGCTGACGAGGGAAGTAAAGGTGTAGCATATGTTTGTATCTTTCTCGCCTCACAAGTGTTCTACCAGTTCAGTTTAGGCTTGTATAGACTTATCGAGTGGGATTTCCGTGAAGAGCTCTTGGACAAtaataaagaagaacaagatgaCGAAT CTATAATAACAGATTCTACTGGTCCATCAGCTGGTGATACAACACAGATGAACCAGAATGACActctttcaattctgaGCAGCATCAACTCATCTAGCTCTAGAACaatttctcaagaagacaaagaacCCG TCCGTCAACGTATGCGTTCTCAGCAGCAGAcacaggaagaagaagaggataTGCAGCACACGGAATTTCTTAGAGTAAGGCAGTTGGAAAGAATAGCTTCTTTACCCAGATCCATATCTACAGAAGGTAGTCGTCTGTCTAGGAGGTCTAGAAGAGATTCCATAGCCAGCTACAATCCTCTTCAAATGATTCCATCCAGAACAGCAGAGCTAAGGAAACAAAAGTCCCAGGATATTCATGATGTCATCAACGAATACTCGGAATTCGAAGCCTTGAGAGATAGCGAAGTCAAGCGTACAGTTTCAGGTACGAGCCAGCTTGGGTTGGATATAGTTCGAAATCCTACAATCGATGGCCAGTTGAAAGCCCCTGAAAAGCAGAGAAGTAAATTTGTGCAGAGGCTTATTGAAATCGGGAAGAACTTCCTCACCCCCAATTCTTTGTCACTTATCATTTCTCTAGCCATCGCCATGTCCCCTCCTTTAAAAGCGTTGTTCGTAGAATCTAATCAGGTTCACATCCACCCTGCCCCAGATGGCCAACCTCCGTTGTCATTTGTGATTGATCTTACAAGTTATATTGGAGCTGCCTCTGTGCCGTTGGGCTTGATTTTGTTGGGTGCCACGATTTCACGGTTGCAAGTCAAATCAATGCCTAAAGGTTTCTGGAAGACAGCAGTGATGATAACAGCCTCGCGGTTGATTCTTATTCCAATTTTCGGTGTCGGCGTCACCACAGGCTTCTACAAAGGTGGCTGGTATGGAGATGATAAGTTAATTCGTTTTGTCAGTGTGCTTGAGTTTGGATTGCCCAATGCGACAGCCTTGGTGTACTTCACAGCTTTCTACACTGACCCCAAATCTGAAGATCACTTGCAAATGGATTGTTTGGCTATTTGCTTGATCTTTCAGTACGCAATTCTTTGTGTTACACTCCCATTTCTTATTACTTTCACCCTCCGAGTCTCGCTCGGGATGTGA
- the POB3 gene encoding DNA polymerase delta binding protein (DNA polymerase delta binding protein binds to catalytic subunit of DNA polymerase alpha (Pol1p)~go_component nucleus~go_function DNA binding) — protein sequence MVNTDFEKIYLNQSRNNGRMRIADSGLGWKASSAGSNGNADPFLLPSEEILTAQWSRSSRGYELRVQTKNKGVVMLDGFDVEDFTKLKQELQRNFSLNLEHKEHSLRGWNWGKNDFARNELVFQVNNKPAFEIPYDVISNSNLTGKNEVAIEFNLDTAPSRAGDEMVEMRFYVPGVVENESNKLEVKDEGENSENGEKPSTSSDSAQETSAAQAFYEQVKDRASIGQVAGEAIVSFSDVLFLTPRGRYDIDMYASSLRLRGKTYDYKIQYKQIERIFSLPKPDDAHHLIILQIDPPLRQGQTRYPFLVLQFAREEETEVELNLSEQEYETKYKDRLKKSYDAPTQLVMSHCFKGLTERRLIVPGSFQSRFLQPGISCSLKASEGYLYPLDRCFLFVTKPTIYIPFSEISNITMSRTGGGVSASRTFDLEINVRGSNQSHIFGSIDREEQETIENYCAEKGIRVKNEEKLAKARLAKAINEADDDDDDDVDMGSAGDDDSESADDDFQSGSDSDVAEEFDSEASLSGSEGEAQGEADDRPPKKKVKN from the exons ATGGTCAACACAGATTTTGAGAAGATCTACTTGAACCAATCGAGAAACAATGGACGTATGCGTATAGCAGACTCCGGGCTTGGCTGGAAGGCTAGTTCTGCGGGCTCCAACGGTAATGCTGATCCATTCTTATTGCCCTCTGAAGAGATCTTGACAGCTCAATGGTCCCGAAGTTCGCGAGGCTACGAATTGCGTGTCCAGACTAAGAACAAAGGTGTTGTGATGTTGGATGGATTCGACGTAGAAGACTTTACAAAGTTAAAACAGGAATTGCAGAGAAACTTtctgttgaacttggaacATAAGGAGCATTCGTTAAGAGGCTGGAACTGGGGGAAAAATGATTTTGCCCGTAACGAGTtggttttccaagtcaacAACAAGCCGGCATTCGAAATCCCATATGATGTTATCAGTAACTCCAACTTAACAGGGAAAAACGAGGTAGCAATcgagttcaacttggacacAGCACCTTCTAGAGCTGGTGATGAGATGGTTGAAATGCGATTCTACGTTCCAGGAGTTGTAGAAAACGAATCGAATAAGCTTGAAG TTAAAGATGAGGGCgaaaatagtgaaaatggagaaaagcctctgacttcttctgattcagCCCAAGAGACAAGCGCTGCTCAGGCTTTCTATGAACAAGTTAAAGACAGAGCTTCTATTGGGCAAGTTGCTGGAGAAGCCATTGTTTCGTTCAGTgatgttcttttcttgactCCAAGAGGACGTTACGATATCGACATGTATGCATCGTCGTTGAGATTGCGTGGTAAGACTTACGACTACAAGATCCAATACAAGCAGATTGAAAGGATCTTCTCATTGCCCAAACCAGATGATGCTCACCACTTGATCATATTGCAAATTGATCCACCATTGAGACAGGGACAAACTAGATATCCATTCTTGGTGTTACAGTTtgccagagaagaagaaaccgaAGTCGAGTTGAATTTATCAGAACAGGAATACGAAACCAAGTACAAGGACCGTTTGAAAAAGAGCTATGATGCTCCTACCCAATTGGTTATGTCCCATTGTTTCAAGGGTTTAACCGAAAGAAGGTTGATTGTTCCAGGGTCCTTCCAATCTAGGTTCTTACAACCCGGCATTTCGTGCTCTTTGAAGGCATCTGAAGGGTACTTGTATCCATTAGACAGATGTTTCCTTTTTGTGACCAAGCCTACGATATATATCCCTTTTTCGGAAATTAGTAACATCACCATGTCTAGAACTGGAGGGGGTGTTTCTGCTTCGAGAACGTTTGATCTTGAGATCAATGTTCGTGGCTCCAACCAGTCGCACATTTTCGGTAGTATTGATAGAGAAGAGCAGGAAACTATCGAAAACTACTGTGCCGAAAAGGGTATCAGAGTTAAGAACGAGGAAAAATTGGCTAAGGCAAGATTGGCCAAGGCGATTAATGAGGCagatgacgacgacgacgatgatgTAGACATGGGAAGTGCCGGCGATGACGACTCCGAAAGCGCTGACGACGACTTCCAGTCCGGCTCAGACTCGGATGTAGCCGAAGAGTTCGACTCTGAAGCTTCCTTATCTGGTTCTGAAGGAGAAGCGCAGGGAGAAGCCGATGACAGACCCCCAAAGAAAAAGGTGAAGAACTGA